In a single window of the Porites lutea chromosome 14, jaPorLute2.1, whole genome shotgun sequence genome:
- the LOC140924905 gene encoding uncharacterized protein, producing MASTLRAPKQWSLSKNESINSFENWRQNLLYTLSLDSNFAPFLAEDATWGKKTKSQPLRGLTDDGETIPISRRKTARQKVNFLELMLGQIANYCPVISRTSLVKNSTSIHSVWNMIRAHFGFQVTGAHFLDFAGLHLEADERPEDLFQRLMAFVEDTLLRANSLSHHGEVTTEDEELTPTLENFIVLTWLKLIHPELPKLVKQRYGTELRSRTLASIKPEISQALTSLLDEIRTADDAKIMRTAVTNYRRPLGVKIPYKATTRPSRPTKSCPLCKQAGRPDNHFLSECNFLPDQDRKYIAKARQIADIFDAPHEPETTPDMTDPESDTDDARPGPGPKVFRIQTRQSPYLDMFYSHYPVRITIDSGATGNMIRHTVVQRLGCHMTSSSQSVHQADGSSPLQVVGETRFLLSREGRDFTFEGLVVENLDVDILAGTPFMETNDIAVRPAKRQVILHNGSIVSYGSPHPATVNPAARRAIVLRSPPTSMTVWPGEFVEVDLPHDVPTDSEYALEPRTDAPSVRQLSASQLWPTPRIVSSVAGKIRIPNLSSEPHFLKRNEHFCQVRATFTPEPLGDNSPPTAKPPPKPSVPIPGTKHSSAVRLDLDNLLPRDIRAKFTSLLDEYDHVFDPNIKGYNGAEGPFEARVNMGPVEPPQRKGRLPQYARHQLVELQQKFDELEALGVFSRPEDINVTVEYLNPSFLVKKPNGGSRLVTAFADVGRYSKPQPSLMPDVDSTLRHIAQWKHIIASDLTSAFYQIPLSRASMKYCGVATPFRGVRVYTRSAMGIPGSETALEELMCRVLGHLLEEGVVAKIADDLYCGGNTPQELLRNWRKVLAALHKCDLRLSASKTIINPRSTTILGWIWNAGTLRASPHRIATLASCPEPETVGRMRSFIGAYKVLSRVIPGCSSLLAQLDDTVAGRESKEHIQWSDDLRTSFLHAQKALSTARTISLPKPSDQLWIVTDGAVRKPGIGATLYVTRDNKLHLAGFFSTKLRGSQPTWLPCEVEALAIAVATKHFSPYLIQSLHKACILTDSKPCVQAFEKLCRGEFSASPRVSTFLSTVSRYQASVRHVSGSAILPSDFASRNAPPCEDEACQICAFTKLTQDSVVRNTSVQDILRGDERLPFTSRTAWLAIQAECADLRRTRAHLQQGTRPSKKLTNIKDVKRYLNVATIANDGLLVVRGDEPLVPSRECIIVPRQVLDGLLTALHIQLTHPSSHQLQAVTNRYLYALDIHKAIDRVTQACHICASLRQTPKMRVEQSSCPPPDAVGVSFAADVIKRSRQLVLVLRECVTSLTATTLLEDERHNTLRDALIRLCVQLRPLDGPTAVIRTDPAPGFKALRDDQLLKHHRITLEIGDAKNRNKNPIAERAVQEVESELLRHDPLGGPVNHVQLAVVTANLNARLRSRGLSAREMWTQRDQFTNQQIPLQDQDIILRQHTQRLSNHPHSEKSKTPIPKSTPTDRVAVGDLVYLYADRNKTRARDRYLVVEITGSFCNVKKFVGSQLRSTSYRVKMSECYRVPSEVVNHRPPAPNRDADSSSDETPQTQPEPPPPPIIPCAISTPSTQEFPHLDDFPTSHDESHDTVTVTHPDETRDPYASDSESDATPPPR from the coding sequence ATGGCGAGTACCCTCCGAGCCCCAAAACAGTGGAGCCTGTCAAAGAACGAGTCCATCAACAGCTTCGAGAACTGGAGACAAAATCTGTTGTACACTTTATCCCTCGACAGCAATTTCGCTCCTTTCCTCGCAGAAGACGCTACGTGGGGGAAAAAGACTAAGTCCCAGCCCCTACGCGGCCTCACAGATGACGGGGAAACCATCCCGATCTCCAGACGCAAAACGGCCCGTCAGAAGGTCAATTTTCTCGAACTAATGCTCGGACAAATAGCCAACTATTGCCCAGTGATATCCAGGACCTCTCTCGTGAAGAACTCGACTTCGATTCACTCTGTTTGGAACATGATTCGTGCACATTTTGGCTTCCAAGTCACAGGCGCCCACTTTCTAGATTTCGCTGGCTTACATTTGGAAGCAGATGAACGCCCAGAGGATCTCTTTCAGAGACTGATGGCCTTCGTGGAGGACACTCTACTCCGTGCAAATAGCCTGTCACACCATGGTGAGGTTACCACAGAAGATGAGGAACTCACCCCCACCCTGGAGAATTTCATCGTTCTCACCTGGCTTAAACTGATCCACCCCGAGCTACCTAAGTTAGTGAAACAGCGGTATGGAACTGAGCTACGATCACGGACTCTGGCCTCCATAAAGCCAGAGATATCTCAGGCCCTTACTTCCCTGCTCGACGAAATACGCACCGCTGATGATGCCAAGATCATGCGCACCGCTGTCACTAACTACCGCAGACCTCTCGGCGTCAAAATCCCGTATAAGGCGACTACACGACCCAGCCGCCCCACTAAGTCCTGTCCCCTTTGCAAACAGGCAGGTCGCCCCGACAACCATTTCTTGAGCGAATGCAATTTCCTTCCAGACCAAGACCGCAAGTACATCGCGAAGGCCAGACAGATCGCCGACATCTTTGATGCTCCCCATGAACCTGAGACCACACCCGACATGACCGACCCAGAAAGCGACACCGACGACGCTAGGCCTGGCCCAGGCCCTAAGGTCTTCCGCATACAAACCCGCCAGTCACCGTACCTAGACATGTTCTACTCCCACTACCCCGTACGAATCACCATCGATAGTGGGGCTACTGGAAACATGATCCGCCACACTGTCGTCCAACGTCTTGGCTGCCACATGACATCTAGCTCCCAGTCCGTCCACCAAGCAGACGGCTCATCCCCCCTTCAGGTCGTCGGTGAGACACGCTTCTTATTAAGCCGCGAAGGCCGAGATTTCACCTTCGAAGGACTCGTCGTTGAGAACCTCGACGTGGACATACTGGCAGGCACCCCCTTTATGGAAACCAACGATATTGCAGTACGCCCAGCTAAGCGCCAAGTGATCCTCCACAACGGTTCCATCGTCAGTTACGGGTCCCCACACCCGGCTACAGTAAACCCCGCCGCACGTCGTGCAATAGTACTCCGCTCTCCCCCCACGTCAATGACCGTCTGGCCCGGAGAGTTTGTTGAAGTCGACCTACCACACGACGTCCCCACTGACTCCGAATACGCCTTAGAGCCTCGAACAGATGCCCCCAGCGTTAGGCAGTTGTCAGCTTCCCAACTGTGGCCCACCCCACGCATAGTCTCTAGCGTGGCAGGAAAGATACGTATTCCCAATCTCTCATCCGAGCCGCACTTCCTCAAGCGAAATGAGCACTTCTGCCAGGTACGCGCCACCTTCACACCAGAACCCCTCGGCGACAACTCACCCCCAACAGCCAAGCCACCTCCCAAACCATCAGTACCTATCCCAGGTACAAAACACTCGTCAGCCGTACGCCTTGACTTAGACAACTTACTTCCCCGGGATATAAGAGCAAAGTTCACTTCGCTGTTGGACGAGTATGACCACGTGTTCGACCCAAACATCAAGGGCTACAATGGTGCGGAAGGTCCGTTCGAAGCAAGAGTCAACATGGGACCTGTAGAACCCCCCCAGCGGAAAGGCCGTCTACCACAGTATGCCCGTCACCAGCTAGTGGAGCTCCAGCAGAAATTTGACGAACTTGAAGCTTTGGGTGTCTTCAGTCGCCCCGAAGACATAAACGTCACGGTCGAGTACCTGAACCCTTCATTTCTCGTCAAGAAACCCAATGGTGGCTCCCGCCTAGTTACTGCATTCGCTGATGTCGGCCGCTATAGTAAGCCACAACCTTCACTCATGCCAGATGTGGACTCCACGTTACGCCATATCGCCCAGTGGAAACACATCATCGCATCGGACTTGACCAGCGCTTTTTACCAAATCCCCCTCTCGCGTGCCTCCATGAAGTACTGTGGGGTAGCTACCCCATTCCGGGGAGTGCGCGTATACACACGGTCGGCCATGGGCATACCCGGCTCTGAAACGGCACTGGAAGAACTTATGTGTCGCGTCCTTGGTCACCTTTTAGAAGAAGGCGTCGTCGCCAAAATCGCAGACGATCTATACTGTGGGGGAAACACGCCACAAGAACTCCTACGAAACTGGAGGAAGGTTCTAGCAGCCCTCCACAAGTGTGACCTCCGCCTCTCCGCATCGAAGACGATCATCAATCCTCGGTCCACAACAATACTGGGATGGATTTGGAACGCTGGCACTTTAAGAGCAAGCCCTCACCGCATCGCCACCCTCGCCTCGTGTCCTGAACCCGAAACCGTTGGCCGCATGCGATCATTCATAGGAGCATACAAGGTACTCTCCCGCGTAATTCCCGGGTGCTCGTCACTCCTTGCACAACTTGATGACACCGTAGCTGGCCGCGAATCTAAAGAACACATACAATGGTCAGACGACCTCCGAACTTCGTTCCTCCATGCCCAGAAAGCCCTCTCCACTGCTCGCACCATCTCGCTACCCAAACCAAGTGACCAGTTGTGGATTGTGACCGACGGGGCGGTCCGTAAGCCTGGAATAGGAGCCACGCTTTACGTCACCCGTGACAACAAACTTCATTTGGCAGGGTTCTTTAGCACAAAGCTACGTGGCTCGCAACCGACATGGTTACCGTGTGAGGTGGAGGCCCTAGCTATTGCCGTTGCCACCAAGCACTTCAGCCCGTACCTAATCCAATCCCTTCACAAGGCCTGCATCCTAACCGACAGCAAACCGTGCGTACAGGCATTTGAAAAACTCTGTCGCGGGGAGTTTTCCGCTAGCCCTCGCGTCTCCACCTTTCTATCAACCGTGAGCCGGTATCAAGCGTCCGTCAGACATGTATCCGGATCTGCGATCCTACCCTCTGATTTCGCCAGCCGCAACGCACCCCCTTGCGAAGACGAAGCCTGCCAGATCTGCGCCTTCACAAAACTCACCCAAGACTCCGTTGTCAGAAACACATCGGTACAGGATATACTGCGTGGTGATGAGCGCCTACCCTTCACCAGCCGCACTGCCTGGTTAGCCATTCAGGCCGAATGTGCCGATCTGCGGCGTACTCGCGCCCACTTACAACAAGGGACACGCCCTTCGAAGAAACTTACCAACATAAAAGATGTTAAACGATACCTGAACGTCGCTACCATTGCAAACGATGGCTTGCTCGTTGTCCGGGGTGATGAACCCCTTGTACCTAGCCGCGAGTGCATCATTGTCCCTCGACAAGTGCTTGATGGACTGCTGACAGCCCTACACATACAGCTCACCCATCCGTCGAGCCATCAACTCCAGGCTGTAACCAACCGGTACCTATATGCCTTAGACATACACAAGGCCATCGACCGCGTGACCCAAGCTTGCCACATCTGTGCCTCTCTACGCCAAACTCCGAAAATGCGCGTGGAGCAGTCTTCCTGCCCCCCTCCCGACGCAGTTGGCGTATCATTTGCCGCAGATGTCATCAAACGCTCAAGACAACTTGTGCTTGTACTACGTGAGTGCGTGACATCGCTTACAGCCACAACCCTGCTGGAAGACGAGCGTCACAACACTCTGCGCGACGCTCTTATCCGTCTTTGTGTCCAACTACGTCCACTAGATGGACCAACAGCCGTCATACGTACCGACCCAGCCCCAGGATTCAAAGCACTCAGGGATGATCAACTACTGAAACACCACAGGATCACCCTTGAGATCGGCGACgccaaaaacagaaacaagaacCCTATTGCAGAGCGGGCAGTACAGGAGGTCGAAAGCGAACTACTCCGCCATGATCCACTAGGCGGTCCAGTAAACCACGTGCAACTCGCCGTGGTCACAGCCAATCTAAACGCGCGCCTTCGCTCACGTGGTCTTTCCGCAAGAGAGATGTGGACCCAACGTGATCAGTTCACAAACCAGCAGATTCCCCTACAAGACCAGGACATCATCCTACGACAACATACACAACGGTTGTCTAACCACCCCCACAGTGAGAAGTCAAAGACACCTATCCCAAAGAGCACCCCCACTGACCGCGTTGCTGTAGGTGATTTAGTCTACCTCTATGCCGATCGGAACAAGACCAGAGCCCGCGATCGCTACCTTGTTGTAGAAATAACCGGCTCGTTCTGCAACGTCAAGAAATTTGTTGGCTCCCAACTCCGCAGCACGTCTTACCGAGTGAAGATGTCTGAGTGCTATCGAGTCCCATCCGAAGTCGTGAACCACAGACCACCTGCTCCCAATAGGGATGCAGACTCATCATCTGACGAAACTCCACAAACACAGCCAGAACCACCACCTCCGCCAATCATTCCGTGCGCGATCTCGACACCTTCTACCCAGGAATTTCCCCACCTTGATGACTTCCCTACCAGCCACGATGAGTCTCACGATACCGTGACCGTGACCCACCCTGATGAAACCAGAGACCCCTATGCTAGCGACAGCGAATCAGATGCCACCCCCCCTCCTCGCTGA